Proteins from a genomic interval of Brachybacterium vulturis:
- a CDS encoding Ltp family lipoprotein, which produces MDPQGQNQPQYDPSFGQPQGGAPYGAVPGQPAPAAPKKRGKGKFIALGCGILALLVIILFGGCAALVATSGGDSDEAASAPESSEQAEASTEGEAAEVAPAEEAPAEEAAAEEAPGEEADVPADHTSALTQAESYSDTMGMSKKGIFDQLTSDYGGQFSDEAAQYAIDNLEADWNANALKSAESYSDTLNMSKQGIFDQLTSEHGDQFTEEEAQYAVDTIDADWNENALESARVFQEEMAMSPDAIHDQLTSEYGGQFTQEQADYAIENLGS; this is translated from the coding sequence ATGGATCCGCAGGGGCAGAACCAGCCCCAGTACGACCCCTCGTTCGGCCAGCCCCAGGGCGGCGCCCCCTACGGCGCCGTGCCGGGACAGCCCGCGCCCGCCGCCCCGAAGAAGCGCGGCAAGGGCAAGTTCATCGCCCTGGGCTGCGGCATCCTCGCCCTGCTCGTCATCATCCTGTTCGGAGGCTGCGCCGCGCTCGTCGCCACCAGCGGCGGCGACTCCGACGAGGCCGCCTCGGCCCCGGAGTCCTCCGAGCAGGCCGAGGCCTCCACCGAGGGGGAGGCTGCGGAAGTCGCTCCCGCCGAGGAGGCACCCGCCGAGGAGGCAGCGGCGGAGGAGGCGCCGGGCGAGGAGGCCGATGTCCCGGCCGATCACACCTCGGCGCTGACGCAGGCCGAGTCCTACTCCGACACCATGGGTATGTCGAAGAAGGGCATCTTCGACCAGCTCACCTCCGATTACGGCGGCCAGTTCTCCGACGAGGCCGCGCAGTACGCCATCGACAACCTCGAGGCGGACTGGAACGCGAACGCGCTGAAGTCCGCGGAGAGCTACTCCGACACCCTGAACATGTCGAAGCAGGGCATCTTCGATCAGCTCACCTCCGAGCACGGCGATCAGTTCACCGAGGAGGAGGCCCAGTACGCGGTCGACACCATCGACGCGGACTGGAACGAGAACGCCCTGGAGTCAGCCCGAGTCTTCCAGGAGGAGATGGCGATGTCCCCCGATGCCATCCATGACCAGCTGACCTCCGAGTACGGCGGCCAGTTCACCCAGGAGCAGGCCGACTACGCGATCGAGAACCTGGGCAGCTGA
- a CDS encoding Ltp family lipoprotein — protein sequence MSRARLLVGEVRRAAGAAAEQDAPAEEGAPAEDAPVEGSEVPADHTSASTQDESFSSTMNMSKKGIFDQLTSAYGGPFTQEQGNVGAGEVLTRRRRAVLAPGSREPGVGRGSAPSPESAHVR from the coding sequence ATGAGTCGAGCCCGGTTGCTGGTAGGAGAGGTTCGCCGGGCTGCCGGCGCAGCAGCCGAGCAGGACGCACCGGCCGAGGAGGGCGCGCCTGCCGAGGACGCACCGGTGGAGGGCTCCGAGGTCCCGGCCGATCACACGTCTGCGTCGACGCAGGACGAGTCCTTCTCCTCCACCATGAACATGTCGAAGAAGGGCATCTTCGATCAGCTGACCTCCGCGTACGGCGGCCCGTTCACCCAGGAGCAGGGCAACGTGGGCGCGGGCGAGGTCCTCACTCGTCGTCGGCGCGCGGTTCTCGCGCCAGGTTCTCGGGAGCCCGGAGTGGGACGGGGATCCGCCCCATCCCCAGAATCTGCGCATGTGCGATGA
- a CDS encoding DUF6036 family nucleotidyltransferase, with amino-acid sequence MKRQELAHILRAACDIAGDRRILVLGSQAILGTFDEDALPPAATASLEADIAFLDDPERIKADEVEGAIGEMSGFHLSYGVYAEGVHIETAIYLPSGWRGRLISWQLRSSEPADPHFLEPHDLAISKLGARRAKDLDFVDALITARLLDLGTLRERCAMIPDEHAVVRRRVDSFLASYDDRPC; translated from the coding sequence GTGAAGCGACAGGAGCTCGCTCATATTCTGCGCGCCGCCTGCGATATCGCTGGCGATCGGCGCATCCTCGTCCTCGGTTCTCAGGCCATCCTGGGGACCTTCGACGAGGACGCTCTGCCTCCTGCGGCCACCGCCTCCCTCGAAGCCGACATCGCCTTCCTCGACGATCCAGAGCGGATCAAGGCGGACGAGGTCGAAGGCGCGATCGGAGAGATGTCCGGGTTCCACCTGTCCTACGGGGTCTACGCGGAGGGCGTCCACATCGAGACGGCTATCTACCTGCCAAGCGGCTGGCGCGGCCGCTTGATCAGCTGGCAGCTTCGCTCCTCAGAGCCCGCAGATCCGCACTTCCTGGAGCCCCACGATCTCGCGATCTCCAAGCTCGGAGCGCGCCGGGCGAAGGACCTTGACTTCGTGGACGCACTCATCACGGCTCGACTGCTCGATCTCGGGACCCTGCGCGAGCGCTGCGCGATGATTCCGGACGAGCACGCCGTCGTCCGGCGCCGTGTCGACAGCTTCCTGGCCAGCTACGACGATCGACCCTGTTGA
- a CDS encoding NAD-dependent epimerase/dehydratase family protein: protein MRIAVTGGSGKLGRTVVRHLQAHEHQVVNLDRAGERGPGFVQIDLTDAGQVLDALTGIDEQAPQGFDAVVHLSAIPAPGLATNTATFHNNLLGTFNVFTAALRAGIRNIVTASSETVLGLPFDTPPPYIPVDEEYPARPESTYSLSKHLEEQLAIELTRWHPELKIIALRFSNVMDQEDYAAFPSFDADAQLRRWNLWGYLDGRDGAEAVRLALEHRETGFDRFIIAAADTVMSRDNTELVAEVFPDVPVHGDISGHGTLLSIEKARRVLGYDPQHSWR, encoded by the coding sequence ATGAGAATCGCAGTGACAGGTGGCTCGGGAAAGCTCGGACGAACGGTGGTCCGGCATCTGCAGGCCCACGAGCACCAGGTGGTGAACCTCGACCGCGCCGGCGAGCGCGGCCCGGGCTTCGTGCAGATAGACCTGACCGATGCCGGCCAGGTGCTCGATGCGCTCACAGGCATCGACGAGCAGGCACCGCAGGGCTTCGACGCCGTCGTGCATCTCAGCGCCATCCCCGCCCCGGGCCTGGCGACCAACACCGCGACGTTCCACAACAACCTGCTGGGCACCTTTAACGTGTTCACCGCCGCGCTCAGGGCGGGGATCCGGAACATCGTCACGGCCTCCAGCGAGACCGTCCTCGGGCTCCCCTTCGACACCCCGCCGCCGTACATCCCGGTGGACGAGGAGTATCCCGCCCGCCCGGAGTCCACCTATTCCCTGTCCAAGCATCTCGAGGAGCAGCTGGCGATCGAGCTCACGCGGTGGCATCCGGAGCTGAAGATCATCGCGCTGCGGTTCTCGAACGTCATGGACCAGGAGGATTACGCCGCCTTCCCGTCCTTCGACGCCGATGCGCAGCTGCGGCGCTGGAACCTCTGGGGCTACCTCGACGGTCGCGACGGTGCCGAAGCGGTGCGGCTGGCGCTCGAGCATCGGGAGACCGGCTTCGACCGCTTCATCATCGCCGCCGCGGACACCGTCATGTCCCGCGACAACACCGAGCTCGTCGCCGAGGTGTTCCCGGATGTCCCTGTGCACGGGGACATCTCCGGCCACGGGACCCTGCTGTCGATCGAGAAGGCCCGCCGCGTGCTGGGGTACGACCCGCAGCACAGCTGGCGCTAA
- a CDS encoding ATP-binding protein, which translates to MTLFGIDPVADAVHDALRALERGENPGERRLFDFKEEAGRRDAEGALRPGGPRNESAAKKLAGEVACMANSPGGGALIVGVAADANPIGAELDVDWLQVRLYQLLQQAYTTVVTEAQVRGARVLIIRCPPAVEPIRWQNRITWRVGDQCQDVDPATWHERRSRAWGYDWSAQSSGLRPSQVRAQAVQIARDFLQLSGDPRAEDLAEASDDDLLRRLAVIKDDGTLTNAGALLFAGRRTTALDLIRRPGAGADSEERIHEPGRSVLEELAEVFAVVRAYNPEVHVERGLVIGRVRALPERAVREAIVNGVAHREWTDERPTTVEHIGRTLRVTSPGGFYGGVRSDNIINHPPVSRNKDLSQLLATLRIAERQGIGVDRMFADMIRHGHPSPVIEELDGVAVRTVLAGERPDLGWIEWISSIEPDPRRDLRVLMALHHLSAQRWTDPVDLHPLLQLTVAESRQAVERLLDHRRAGRPVCHEIDGIPPSAPVPSVAMEVESVEALAALRRSSGVTSRASSREQIARSYARARGRISTTELGSIVGAARTNVGGVLRALEQQGDLAPSRESRRGPGFYYRFRGDSQ; encoded by the coding sequence ATGACACTTTTCGGGATCGATCCGGTCGCCGACGCCGTCCATGATGCTCTCCGAGCTCTCGAGCGAGGTGAGAACCCCGGTGAGCGTCGCCTGTTCGACTTCAAGGAGGAGGCGGGACGACGAGACGCGGAAGGAGCTCTCCGTCCAGGAGGGCCTCGCAACGAGTCCGCAGCGAAGAAACTTGCAGGCGAGGTCGCATGCATGGCGAACTCCCCCGGCGGCGGAGCGCTGATCGTCGGGGTCGCCGCCGATGCGAACCCGATCGGTGCGGAACTCGACGTCGACTGGCTGCAGGTCCGTCTCTACCAACTGCTCCAGCAGGCTTACACGACGGTCGTCACGGAAGCACAGGTGCGTGGTGCGCGCGTACTCATCATCCGCTGCCCGCCGGCCGTCGAACCGATCCGATGGCAGAACAGGATCACCTGGCGCGTCGGCGACCAGTGCCAAGACGTCGACCCTGCCACATGGCACGAACGACGTTCGCGCGCCTGGGGCTACGACTGGTCGGCGCAGAGCAGTGGCCTGCGGCCCTCTCAGGTCCGTGCTCAGGCGGTGCAGATCGCGCGCGACTTCCTTCAGCTCTCGGGAGACCCCCGCGCGGAGGACCTCGCCGAGGCCTCGGACGATGACCTGCTGCGGCGGTTGGCCGTGATCAAGGATGACGGCACGCTCACCAATGCCGGTGCGCTGCTCTTCGCGGGGCGCCGGACTACGGCACTGGATCTCATCCGACGTCCTGGCGCAGGTGCGGACAGCGAGGAACGGATCCACGAACCGGGACGGTCGGTGCTCGAGGAGCTCGCGGAGGTCTTCGCCGTGGTGCGGGCATACAACCCCGAAGTGCATGTCGAACGGGGACTGGTGATCGGGCGCGTTCGAGCGCTCCCGGAACGCGCCGTGCGAGAAGCGATCGTCAATGGCGTCGCCCATCGGGAATGGACGGACGAGAGACCGACGACGGTGGAGCACATCGGCAGGACGCTGCGGGTCACGAGCCCTGGCGGGTTCTATGGTGGCGTGCGCAGCGACAACATCATCAACCACCCACCGGTCTCCCGGAACAAGGACCTCAGTCAGTTGCTGGCCACGTTGAGGATCGCCGAACGGCAGGGGATCGGGGTGGACCGCATGTTCGCAGACATGATCCGCCATGGACACCCGTCGCCCGTGATCGAAGAGCTCGACGGGGTTGCCGTACGAACGGTGCTTGCGGGTGAGCGCCCGGATCTGGGGTGGATCGAGTGGATCTCGAGCATCGAGCCCGACCCGCGTCGAGACCTCAGGGTCCTGATGGCTCTCCATCACCTGTCTGCGCAGAGGTGGACTGATCCGGTGGATCTCCACCCGCTGCTTCAGCTGACGGTCGCGGAGTCTCGCCAGGCGGTGGAGAGGCTCTTGGATCACCGCCGTGCCGGGCGGCCGGTGTGTCACGAGATCGACGGCATCCCGCCGTCGGCGCCAGTGCCGTCCGTCGCGATGGAGGTGGAGAGCGTCGAGGCGCTCGCTGCTCTCCGCCGGTCGTCGGGAGTCACGAGCCGGGCCTCCTCGCGCGAACAGATCGCGCGCTCGTATGCGCGGGCGCGGGGGCGCATCAGCACGACGGAGCTCGGGAGCATCGTGGGTGCTGCGCGCACGAACGTGGGCGGCGTGCTGCGAGCACTGGAGCAGCAGGGTGATCTCGCGCCATCTCGAGAGAGCCGTCGTGGTCCTGGTTTCTACTATCGCTTCAGGGGAGACTCACAGTGA
- a CDS encoding serine hydrolase domain-containing protein — protein MTTDITDDPAPSAAPRSAAELAATLHTAAEDSAFSGVIRVDHGATTVLEKGYGLADRAYGIAMTSGHRLGVASISKGFTALAIGALIDDGALTLDTPVRPLLGEDLPEVDDAVTVGHLLAHTSGIGDYLDESAVEITDHVLEVPVHTLVDAEDFLRVLDGHPQVRTPGDHFEYNNAGYVLLALLAQRIAGCGFHELVRARVLAPAGMIATDFPRMDELGGDVARSYLDEEGLRTNALHLPVRGSGDGGAVTTVADLAGFWPALLEGRIVSPSTLEALTAPRVVVEDEEMRYGRGFWRGLDSELLILEGYDAGVSARTWHDPATGITASVLANHSDGAWPVLVAIDGV, from the coding sequence ATGACCACCGACATCACGGACGATCCCGCCCCCAGCGCGGCGCCCCGCTCTGCTGCCGAGCTCGCCGCCACCCTCCACACCGCCGCCGAGGACAGCGCCTTCAGCGGCGTGATCCGCGTGGACCACGGCGCCACCACCGTGCTCGAGAAGGGCTACGGCCTCGCCGATCGCGCATATGGCATCGCGATGACTTCCGGGCACCGCCTGGGGGTCGCCAGCATCTCCAAGGGCTTCACGGCCCTCGCGATCGGCGCGCTGATCGATGACGGCGCCCTCACCCTCGACACCCCGGTGCGCCCGCTGCTCGGCGAGGACCTGCCCGAGGTCGACGACGCGGTCACGGTGGGGCACCTGCTGGCCCACACCTCGGGGATCGGGGACTACCTCGACGAGAGCGCCGTGGAGATCACCGACCACGTGCTCGAGGTCCCCGTCCACACCCTCGTGGATGCGGAGGACTTCCTGCGCGTCCTGGACGGCCACCCGCAGGTGAGGACCCCCGGGGACCACTTCGAGTACAACAACGCCGGGTACGTGCTGCTCGCCCTGCTCGCCCAGCGGATCGCGGGCTGCGGCTTCCACGAGCTCGTCCGCGCCCGCGTGCTCGCCCCGGCCGGCATGATCGCGACGGACTTCCCGCGGATGGATGAGCTCGGCGGGGACGTGGCGCGCAGCTATCTCGACGAGGAGGGTCTGCGCACCAATGCGCTGCACCTCCCGGTGCGGGGCAGCGGCGACGGCGGCGCGGTCACCACCGTCGCCGATCTCGCCGGCTTCTGGCCCGCGCTGCTGGAGGGGCGCATCGTCTCCCCGTCCACGCTCGAGGCCCTCACGGCCCCGCGCGTCGTGGTCGAGGACGAGGAGATGCGCTACGGGCGCGGCTTCTGGCGCGGCCTGGACTCCGAGCTGCTGATCCTCGAGGGCTATGACGCCGGGGTCTCCGCGCGCACCTGGCACGATCCCGCCACCGGGATCACCGCCTCGGTGCTGGCGAACCACTCCGACGGGGCGTGGCCCGTGCTGGTGGCGATCGACGGGGTGTGA
- a CDS encoding helix-turn-helix domain-containing protein, translating to MTSTEPRRSLIEQLRRERRQDAAAARAAVRAVGLMNEAHAMSELSTRRDLAEAMGVSEGRISQLLNGDGNVRVSTLARLLKASGFDLELALAGVPDAPRKKPRRSRRQTSAGDDPTYLTVRMETAVSEGSEGPGVQRHRTVELSSRDPRHETIESVVEWTGIVAPAGEEGMMAIRYVGEDSAPADSSARTRGDARV from the coding sequence ATGACAAGCACTGAACCGCGCCGCTCGCTGATCGAGCAGCTGCGAAGGGAGCGCCGTCAGGATGCCGCCGCTGCTCGCGCGGCGGTGCGTGCCGTGGGCCTGATGAACGAAGCGCACGCGATGAGCGAGCTATCCACTCGACGTGACCTCGCGGAGGCTATGGGAGTCTCCGAGGGCCGGATCTCGCAACTCCTGAATGGTGACGGAAACGTTCGGGTGTCCACACTGGCTCGACTGCTCAAGGCGTCAGGGTTCGACCTCGAACTCGCTCTCGCCGGCGTGCCGGACGCGCCCCGCAAGAAGCCGCGACGGTCACGCCGGCAGACCTCTGCCGGCGACGATCCGACGTACCTCACCGTGCGCATGGAGACGGCGGTGAGCGAGGGATCGGAGGGCCCAGGTGTCCAGCGACATCGCACCGTAGAGCTTTCCAGCCGCGATCCGCGGCACGAGACGATCGAGAGCGTCGTCGAGTGGACAGGGATCGTCGCTCCCGCGGGGGAGGAAGGCATGATGGCGATCCGTTACGTCGGAGAGGACTCGGCGCCCGCCGATTCCTCCGCACGGACCCGGGGTGATGCGCGTGTCTGA
- a CDS encoding DUF4383 domain-containing protein, with protein MNATHSAPPTSARARTRSPVQLAALLFGLVFLVVGIAGFVPGVTADFDSIEMAARSEAMLLGIFQVSFLHNIIHLIFGLAGLGLSRVSRTARGYLLVGGIIYAVLWIYGLLVDKDSTANFVPLNSADDWLHFALALAMIGLSFLPRR; from the coding sequence ATGAACGCCACCCATTCCGCCCCTCCCACCTCGGCTCGGGCCAGGACACGCTCTCCGGTGCAGCTGGCCGCGCTGTTGTTCGGGCTCGTCTTCCTGGTCGTCGGCATCGCCGGTTTCGTACCCGGCGTGACCGCCGACTTCGATTCGATAGAGATGGCCGCTCGCTCCGAGGCGATGCTGCTGGGCATCTTCCAGGTGTCCTTCCTGCACAACATCATCCACCTGATCTTCGGCCTCGCCGGCCTCGGACTGTCGAGGGTCTCTCGCACAGCGCGGGGGTATCTGCTGGTCGGCGGGATCATCTACGCGGTGCTGTGGATCTACGGCCTGCTCGTCGACAAGGACTCCACGGCGAACTTCGTACCGCTGAACTCCGCCGACGACTGGCTGCACTTCGCCCTCGCGCTGGCCATGATCGGACTGTCGTTCCTTCCGCGGCGCTGA
- a CDS encoding MBL fold metallo-hydrolase has translation MLLERIYDEDLSQTSYLIACQASGEAIVVDPRRDIQVYLDLAAQHGLTITAVTETHLHADFLSGVRELAAATGATAFVPGTGGEDWQYGFEAERLGDHDTIELGNITITARHTPGHTPEHLSYLVTDGAFADEPGYILTGDFVFSGDLGRPDLLDEAVGMENTRFAGAKQLFASLQDVFLTLPDHVQVFPGHGAGSACGKAIGSLPSTTVGYERSFAWWAPHLKNDDEQGFIDELLDGQPDAHAYFARMKRQNQEGPALLGERVLPREVSAEELMRGLDSGDLALIDTRPLAEVHAGTVPGALNIPMLSKAAGHIAWAFDPDTDEAQLVVLARDAEHAAVYGDHFVRVGIDSLIGYVPSLEGLPSTVPSVISPAELEGLGDVPLVDVRTRNEFAGGTIPGAQQLSCGKVLFHQSELPEPDSGPIVTFCQSGLRNTVAASTLRRAGFDIIELDGSFAGWARWSAEQSRTAPAERTA, from the coding sequence ATGCTTCTCGAACGGATCTATGACGAGGACCTGTCCCAGACCAGCTACCTGATCGCCTGCCAGGCCAGCGGCGAGGCGATCGTGGTGGACCCGCGGCGCGACATCCAGGTGTACCTGGACCTCGCCGCGCAGCACGGCCTCACGATCACCGCAGTCACCGAGACCCACCTGCACGCGGACTTCCTCTCCGGCGTGCGGGAGCTGGCCGCCGCCACCGGCGCGACCGCCTTTGTGCCCGGCACCGGTGGCGAGGACTGGCAGTACGGCTTCGAGGCCGAGCGCCTGGGTGACCACGACACGATCGAGCTCGGCAACATCACGATCACTGCCCGCCACACCCCGGGCCACACCCCGGAGCACCTGAGCTACCTGGTCACCGACGGCGCCTTCGCGGACGAGCCCGGCTACATCCTCACCGGCGACTTCGTGTTCTCCGGGGACCTGGGCCGGCCGGATCTGCTGGACGAGGCCGTGGGCATGGAGAACACCCGCTTCGCCGGCGCGAAACAGCTGTTCGCCTCGCTGCAGGACGTGTTCCTCACCCTGCCCGATCATGTCCAGGTGTTCCCCGGCCACGGCGCCGGCTCCGCCTGCGGCAAGGCGATCGGTTCCCTGCCCTCGACCACCGTGGGCTATGAGCGCAGCTTCGCCTGGTGGGCCCCGCACCTGAAGAACGACGACGAGCAGGGCTTCATCGATGAGCTGCTGGACGGCCAGCCCGACGCCCACGCCTACTTCGCGAGGATGAAGCGGCAGAACCAGGAGGGCCCCGCCCTGCTCGGCGAGCGCGTGCTGCCCCGCGAGGTCTCGGCCGAGGAGCTGATGCGCGGACTCGACAGCGGCGACCTGGCCCTGATCGACACCCGACCCCTCGCCGAGGTCCACGCCGGCACCGTGCCCGGGGCGCTGAACATCCCGATGCTCTCCAAGGCCGCCGGCCACATCGCCTGGGCCTTCGACCCGGACACCGATGAGGCGCAGCTGGTGGTGCTCGCCCGGGACGCCGAGCACGCGGCTGTGTATGGCGACCACTTCGTGCGCGTGGGCATCGACTCCCTGATCGGGTACGTCCCCTCGCTCGAGGGCCTGCCCAGCACCGTCCCGTCGGTCATCTCCCCCGCCGAGCTCGAGGGACTGGGTGACGTGCCGCTGGTGGATGTGCGCACCCGCAACGAGTTCGCCGGCGGCACCATCCCCGGTGCCCAGCAGCTCTCCTGCGGGAAGGTGCTGTTCCACCAGAGCGAGCTGCCGGAACCGGACTCCGGACCGATCGTGACCTTCTGCCAGTCCGGGCTGCGCAACACCGTGGCCGCCTCGACCCTGCGCCGCGCCGGCTTCGACATCATCGAGCTCGACGGCAGCTTCGCCGGGTGGGCCCGCTGGAGCGCTGAGCAGTCCCGGACCGCCCCCGCCGAGAGGACCGCCTGA
- a CDS encoding sugar nucleotide-binding protein: MSGESTPARTLWAGCGRLGLRAGAALVAAGGEVHALRRDVSGLPEGFGAVPADLAHPVEGMLPPADAMVITLPPPETPGGYETVLRHLAAALPQLPARTVFVSSTRVFEGYAARADPAPVLTEEDAPQPLGDRARNLLDGERAARELFDAIVVRPAGIYGPGRDRLLRTVRAGRPVAHRRRTNRIHEEDLARLLVALLEHPDPPQLLHAVDDAPARLGEVVTHIADRLALPVPPAAEPDPGHGTVLSGALRKQLLGPLRHPDFRSGYDAMLVDQRH, translated from the coding sequence ATGAGCGGCGAGAGCACACCGGCCCGCACCCTGTGGGCGGGTTGTGGCCGGCTCGGCCTGCGAGCCGGGGCGGCGTTGGTGGCGGCCGGGGGAGAGGTGCACGCACTGCGCCGCGACGTGAGCGGCCTGCCCGAGGGGTTCGGTGCCGTGCCGGCGGATCTGGCGCACCCCGTGGAGGGGATGCTCCCCCCGGCCGACGCGATGGTCATCACCCTGCCGCCACCGGAGACCCCCGGCGGGTACGAGACGGTGCTGCGCCACCTGGCCGCCGCCCTCCCGCAGCTCCCGGCGCGCACCGTCTTCGTCTCCTCCACCCGGGTGTTCGAGGGGTACGCGGCGCGTGCAGACCCCGCCCCCGTGCTCACCGAGGAGGATGCTCCGCAGCCGCTCGGCGACCGGGCCCGCAATCTCCTGGACGGCGAGCGGGCGGCGCGGGAGCTGTTCGACGCGATCGTGGTGCGACCGGCCGGGATCTACGGTCCGGGCCGGGACCGGCTGCTGCGCACGGTGCGCGCAGGACGGCCCGTCGCGCACCGGCGGCGCACCAACCGGATCCACGAGGAGGACCTCGCCCGACTCCTGGTCGCCCTGCTCGAGCACCCGGACCCGCCGCAGCTGTTGCACGCCGTCGACGATGCACCTGCCCGTCTCGGCGAGGTGGTCACCCATATCGCCGATCGGCTCGCACTGCCGGTGCCGCCCGCCGCCGAGCCCGATCCCGGCCACGGCACCGTGCTGAGCGGGGCGCTGAGGAAGCAGCTGCTCGGCCCCCTGCGCCATCCGGACTTCCGCTCCGGATACGACGCGATGCTGGTGGACCAGCGGCACTGA
- a CDS encoding AI-2E family transporter: MTATPSSDPPPPPGVWAGPLGRAGARAAQLLLIATVVVGAVWLLQRVMVVAVAVLVAWILAAAVAPLVRWLLHKGWPPLAAAAVAFLGIVIMVAAVIGAVVLAIRAEWDTLVDSAGDSWAELRDWLSSGPLPIEVPDLEGAIQGLSDYVSSNDLASSTLTGVSALTEILTGLLLIAVLLFFFVKDGTRIADFTLRWFRGETRAKLAESIDRASSVLGGYMRGTATVALVDAVLIGLGLAILQVPLTIPLAVIVFIGAFIPVLGATVTGVLAATVTAVTNGPLDAVIVIVIVLVVNQLESNLLQPLVMGRALSLHPLIVLLALTIGTIVGGIIGAILAVPYTALAWLLIQIWSDRYQTGDDPVLGKDPLDPRHRVADRATASQRVKYQLLRLGRRRQDDGATVSPATGDPEDGGSAAASRRGVRPRVADDPAEHRPDSSDAP; this comes from the coding sequence ATGACAGCAACTCCGAGCAGCGATCCCCCGCCTCCGCCCGGCGTCTGGGCCGGTCCGCTGGGCAGGGCCGGAGCGCGTGCCGCGCAGCTGCTCCTGATCGCCACGGTGGTCGTCGGTGCCGTCTGGCTGCTCCAGCGGGTGATGGTCGTGGCGGTCGCCGTGCTCGTCGCATGGATCCTCGCCGCCGCCGTCGCGCCGCTGGTGCGCTGGTTGCTGCATAAAGGGTGGCCCCCGCTCGCCGCGGCCGCCGTCGCCTTCCTCGGGATCGTGATCATGGTCGCCGCGGTGATCGGCGCCGTGGTGCTCGCCATCCGCGCCGAGTGGGACACGCTCGTGGACTCCGCCGGGGACAGCTGGGCGGAGCTGAGGGACTGGCTCTCCTCGGGCCCGCTGCCGATCGAGGTCCCGGATCTCGAAGGCGCGATCCAGGGGCTCAGCGACTACGTCTCCAGCAACGACCTCGCCAGCAGCACCCTCACCGGGGTCTCGGCCCTGACCGAGATCCTCACCGGTCTGCTGCTGATCGCCGTGCTGCTGTTCTTCTTCGTGAAGGACGGCACGCGGATCGCCGATTTCACCCTGCGATGGTTCCGCGGCGAGACGCGGGCGAAGCTCGCCGAGTCCATCGATCGCGCCTCCTCCGTGCTCGGCGGATATATGCGCGGCACCGCCACCGTCGCCCTGGTCGATGCCGTGCTGATCGGGCTCGGACTGGCCATTCTCCAGGTGCCGCTGACGATCCCGCTCGCGGTGATCGTGTTCATCGGCGCATTCATCCCCGTGCTCGGTGCCACGGTGACCGGGGTGCTGGCCGCCACGGTCACGGCGGTGACCAACGGGCCCCTCGATGCCGTGATCGTGATCGTCATCGTCCTCGTCGTCAACCAGCTCGAGAGCAACCTGCTCCAGCCCCTCGTCATGGGTCGCGCGCTGAGCCTGCACCCGCTGATCGTGCTGCTCGCCCTCACGATCGGCACGATCGTCGGTGGGATCATCGGCGCGATCCTGGCCGTGCCGTACACGGCACTGGCATGGCTGCTGATCCAGATCTGGTCCGATCGGTATCAGACCGGGGACGACCCGGTCCTGGGGAAGGACCCCCTGGATCCGCGACACCGCGTGGCCGACCGCGCCACCGCGTCCCAGCGCGTAAAGTATCAGCTCCTGCGGCTCGGTCGTCGCCGGCAGGACGACGGCGCCACCGTCTCCCCGGCCACGGGCGACCCCGAGGACGGGGGGAGCGCCGCAGCGTCGCGACGAGGTGTGCGGCCCCGCGTTGCCGACGACCCTGCCGAGCACCGTCCGGACTCCTCCGACGCCCCGTGA
- a CDS encoding helix-turn-helix domain-containing protein: MESDWLTTGETASMLGVSRQHVVDLCDRGELSFSRVGTHRRIRRSDAQQVLEPELTREQEKSLWLHRALLGPLMIDPSTVLDQAQQNIERWLPKHRADGMAAGYLRQWKQILDSGVDDVVAVLVGTDEHSSELRQNSPFAGVLPEDDRRRVLSSFREHWGQEHTAA; this comes from the coding sequence ATGGAGAGCGACTGGTTGACCACGGGTGAGACGGCGAGCATGCTCGGTGTCTCCCGTCAGCACGTCGTAGATCTCTGTGACCGTGGCGAACTCAGCTTCTCCCGCGTGGGTACGCATCGGCGGATCCGCCGCAGCGACGCCCAGCAGGTGCTCGAGCCCGAGCTCACCCGTGAGCAGGAGAAGAGCCTGTGGCTGCACCGGGCGTTGCTGGGGCCGCTGATGATCGACCCGAGCACAGTCCTGGATCAGGCGCAGCAGAACATCGAGAGGTGGCTGCCGAAGCACCGTGCGGACGGCATGGCGGCGGGCTACCTCCGCCAGTGGAAACAGATCCTGGACAGCGGAGTCGACGACGTCGTCGCAGTGCTCGTGGGCACCGATGAGCACTCCAGCGAGCTGCGGCAGAACAGCCCGTTCGCGGGTGTGCTCCCAGAGGACGATCGCCGTCGAGTGCTCTCGTCGTTCCGGGAGCACTGGGGCCAGGAGCACACCGCGGCGTGA